CCCTTCACGACGCCTCTCCCCGCGAGTCTTCTCATCCCTGGTCCTGCCCCCACTCTGCCGTTCCCGAGCCCTCGCGCGCCCCGCACGGCTTCTCCGTGCGCAGTCTTCCCAGAGCAGCCACGAGATGGCGAGGGCGAGACGCGCACCCAGAGCGGCGGGGAGTGCAGGTCCGGGACGCGACCGCGAAGACGGCTGAAGCCCCCGGTCCCGGTCCGAGGGAAAAGTAGGCTGAAGGCCCCATTTCACTTCCTGTCCTCTGGGCCCCCTCGCAGGAAATTGTGGGCCGGAGGTGGCAGGGCAGAAGATAGAGAGGGGACTCTGGGGACTCACGTCTCCACTTCTCCGGGCCCGGGTAAATTGCGGGGAGGACACGCGGGATGGTCGCTAAGCGACGTAGATTCGCTTCCCGTTTGCTGCAGCTTATGGCTGTGACACTGGGTGGAGGTTGAAGAGAGCGATGGGCCTGGAGACTGTGGGCAAGGTCGAGGGCAGGACGCCTGGTTCCCGAGACGGGAAGAGCCCTGGGAGGAAGGCGGGGAGGCAGCGAGCTGCGCCGCGACCGGAGGGGATTCGGCGGTTGTTCGGAGGGGGGCGGGACCTGAGGCGCGGCGCTCACCTCAGCTCCCCTTGTCTCCCCGGGGTGGCTTGCCCAGTTGCCAGAGTAACTGGAGGGCGAGACTTGCGAGCCGGATTCCCAAACTCTCCCGTCCACCCAATCCGCTCCAGCGGTTGTCCCTGACGTCAGGGCCCTGACAGCCAATGGGGAAGGGTCATGATAGCGACgggaaagggagaggggaggggcagcGGCGGCGGCTGGGAGGCGGCAGCTGCCCGGGACCTGCACGTGCACTCCCACACGCTCGCGCCCACCCCCCAGCCCTGGGCCGCACGCGCCCGAGCACCCCCTTGCGCCTGCGCGGCGAGCCGGGCGCCCCCTTCCCAGTGTGGAGTCCGTGTAAAGCCGCCTGAGGCTGCGCTCCTCAGCCCTGGGGACCCCCACGTCTCGGTCGGTCTGCACCGTTTCGCGGGTCGTGAGCCTAATGCCCAGCCTCGCTCAGGAGGGCCGACTACCTgttccccacctccccccagcTGGCGCCCCACACTCCCAGGTGGGCTGGGCGGAGCTGTGGTTTCCGGCCCCATCTGCTCAGCCGCTGCCTTCCCGGGCTCTGGCTTACGTTGCTTCCCCAAGAGAAAGCGAGCGGGTACCAGCGCCCCTTCCCGAGGCTTCTCCCTCCCGGGCCCAGCTGCTGTTGGTGGCGGGGGAGGGCACTGCGGGGAAGCCCCGGACGGCCCAGGTGACTCTTCTGGGCCATCACGCCCCTTCTTCGCGTGAATTCCTGCTCTTTGATGTGCACCAAAACCCTTCCCATTCCTAATGTTTCCTTCTCATTCGCTCCGGCGTTCTTTGCACCTCCCTCGGCTCCTTTCGGGCTGTCTGTCCCTGTCTCCACTCGTCCTTCTTCGCTTCTCCCGGTTATATAACTCTTCCTCTTGCCGTGTCCTGGTTTCAACTCCACAGACTCCGCCCTGGAACAgcgcggggaggggcgggagAGTTGGGGACCCAGACAGATTCCGGCTGGCGGCCGGCTGGGGCACGGGGGATCCTGCAGATGGAAGACGGAGCCCCGCGGGACCCGGTGCCCCCGTCCCCGCCTGCCGGCCCCCACCGAGATCTTGCCCGGGAGAGAGAAGGCACAGTATCTCCGAGGGGCGTGTCGGGCCGACTCCCGTCAGAAATGTGggttgggaggtcagggctgcaggcGGAGAAGAGGAGACAGGCAAGAGGCCTGAGTCCCTGGGATTGGAGTCGTATGGGGTAAAAGAGATAAGGACGCCTGGGTTCCTTCCTACGTCTCCTTTTTGGATTCCCAGAATTCCTAAGGGTGTTTCCAGGAAGCTTAGCCAGCGCACCCCCTCCGCCCCATAGGGGTCAAAGGTCTGTGTTAGAGGTGGCCTGGGATGATGTCACCAGTGCACGTGCCCTGGGACGGTTGCCAGGCAATGAGGCTTCCTCCCCCTTCTattccctcccacctctgccccgAGTCCAGTTCCAGTCCCGTGCCATCtcttttccctctcccttcccttcgtCTTAGCATCCTGCAGGTGGGAAACCCCGGCCTGGAGTTTTGTGAAGGGGAGGGGCACGGGTGTGGTGTGGCTGAAAGACTTTGCCCCTTTGCTTGGGCTGAGGGAGCCTTGGGTCACTTTTCCCTAGATTGGCACAGAAGAGCTTCTCCTCCAAGCCTCCGCCCCCATAGAAAGAGCTACCTAGCAGTCTTCTCACTTTCCCACCTGCTGCATGGCCAAGTGTCCTATTGCCCCCTTTCCCAGATTAATTTGAAGTGGGAGTGGTTGCAAGACAAGAGTTGTGTGTAGTATCGGGGGTTCACTACACACCAGCTTATCTCTAACGTCCCCTTAATGGCACACCCCTATCTACAAACAATGAAAGGAAAACGGCCAAGAAACAGTATTAGGCTGGAAAGTCAGGGTCTTTATTGTGCGTATGCTGGTGAATCGGTCTGTAGCCTCTCACTAGGTGGAGGGGTCTCAGTTGCTTGCTCTGGCTGCTCTTCTCTACTAAGTCCTGGGGTTGGAGATGGTCTTGGAATAAATCAGTTTGTACTTTTATGTACCTTAGAGCTTGGGCTGTCAGATCAGACCTGGATTCTAATTGCAGCTCTGTCACTTAGTGGCTACTGGAACTTGGAAAGGtcacaacctctctgagccttgcaTTTTAATCTTGAACATTTAAATATCAATACCTACCTTGAAGGCCGctgtgaggaaaaaaatgagataatttatgcaaatcacttagcacagtgcctggcacagaatgaGTGCTTGttgttatgaaatatttttattgttaaatggTGTTGttagtttattattattcctGTGGGCCTGCTCCAAACCAGCAGTGACCCTAGGAGTTGGTTAGTGGGGAGTGAATAGTTTGTGTTAATTTGGAGATTTGGGTTAGGGGGTTGGGGATTAGCTTCAACTGCTTTGTGCGTTTTATTTGATGAAGGCTTTAGGCAGATTTGTATTGCTTtctttaggattattttttcccctcttggAGAAGAAATAGCTAAGACTATTCCGTGGGCCTTGAAAATAATTGTATTGTGGTTCTTGATTTTGAAGCAAGACCCCAGTCCCCTCCCATGTTGTTCTCTGGAGCCTTTCATTTTGCAAAGGGACTCCACAGTTTCTCTAGTGGGGACAAGGCTAGGCTGAGGGGTGTGTAAAAggttggggtgggtgggtggagagaGACTAGTGCTGGGGGCTGGAGGGGGGGCGGGTAGTTAAAGGAAGAGAccggaagggaggaggagggagcctgctggtggggagggagggaggggaggaggaggtggaggaggaggaggaggaggagggagggggttGGGGAGAGCCTGCTACAGTTCTTTGTTTGACTCCGGGACTCAGGgacggggaggaggagggagggaggcagaggctgcaagcGCCGGGgcaggcccaggaggcagaggagggaccGTCTCCCCCGCCCCCCCAGCCCCCACTCCCCCCCCTGCTGCTTCCCCCCCTCCCTACCCGGACTCCGGGGGCACCGCCGGGGGACAGACACCCAGCAGGTAACCCCGGCCTGGCTTGCCCTCCCCTCTCTGATTTTCCTCCACACCCTCCCGGGTGACCCCTTTTCCCCTTCcgtctccccatttcccccctgGCCTTGCGTCTTTTCCCTGGCCTTCTGTGTTCCATCGCCCCCACTTGGGCTTGTCGTCCGCTGGCCGCGCCGGCGTCTTGTGCAGCCTGATTCCCTTCTCCTCGCCCAACAGCCTGTGTGCCCTAGGTTTGCCCAAGGCACCTTTTGGGGGCTCTGTCTGGCTGCTTCTTTGGGCTCTTGCTTTCCTTCCGACCTGTCCCCTGGGGCTCTGGGGGAGGAGGGAGTCCCTGCCTTTTCTTGCTTCCCCCCagttccccgcccccccccccagcTCTGGCCCCCTTTCTCCTTCTAGCAGTCTCTAGGGGTGGGGAGATAACCGGAATTTAGGGGGCCCCCTGGAGGGGCAAGGGGCTGTCTGTCGCTGGGGAAAGGGGCTGTGtgtagggtgggggtgggggggcagttAGAGACCTGGCTGCCTCTCTGTTGTCCCTTTAAATGGCCCTCACATTTCTGGGGACTTGTGGGGGGGAGGTGGCAAGCCGCCTGCCTGGGGGGCAGGGCCCTTGGTTCGTCCACACAATCAGGGGTGGTAATGATTTAAAGGGACAGCCTCGGTGTGGCCGCTGCCACCCTGTGCTGGCGGGAGGGGGAGCCGGCAAGCCATGTCTGGGGAGGCTTGGCTGGTGAGCAGGGCATTTAAGGCTGAGTCTGTTGCGGGGCCTGCCAGGTCTGGGACAGTGCTGCAGCTGGGAAGGTGCCAGAAGGGGTGACAGCCTGCCTGGGGGGTACACAGCCTGGGCTTTCTCCAGGGCCCCACCTTTGGTTACACTGACTCCTTGGCCAAGAATCCTCGAATCCAAACTATGGAGTCTGTTGGCCACCAGGTGGGGGGCCACCAGCTGGTCTGCAGGTCAGTGGCCTGGCCTGGGCACTTTGGAGCTGGCACTTAAGCTTCCCCTTTTGTTGTTTGGCTCTATGCACAAGaaagccccagcccctcccccaacccAGCTCCCCCTTCCCGTCCACATgcccccctcacacacacacacacacacacacacacacacacacacacacacacacacccaccccagcTGTTGGACAGATGAATTACAGCCTCCGGCTTGGGGCCAAGACTGGTGAGGGATTAAAGCTCTGGGGCTGGCCCTTTAAATGGCTGTTAGCCCCTCCcccactctgttgtccagacacCCCTCACACACCCCTCTGACCCCCTTGGCCTGTCCTAACGTCTGCCTACTAGACCAGCCCTTCCCGAGTCCCTTTCCCTAGCACCAACCGCAAAACACAGATGCTAGACTACAGATAACTCCCTGCTCCCAGGTTGTGAGCCTCCCGGTCCTGGAGAGTTCCAACCTCAAGTTCCCCAGAGGAAGGACCTGGCCTCCCTGACCTCACCCACCTACAGCTGACCACTACCCTGGCCCAGTGAGGGGACCTTGGTGGGTCAGAAATAGCACCTCCCTGGGGGCTGTGTCATCAGCAGCCACAGAGCTTGCAGAGCATTGCATCATGGAGACTGGGGGCTCGAGTCTCTGGGGCAGGGGGAAGGATGGGGGCTGGAAGGCCAAGGAATATAGAGATTAGATTAGGAGCCCAAGTGTTAGGGTCCATAAGGGCAGAAAACTATGACTAAGGGAGCAGAAAACAGGTTCCTGAGGAGCGAGTCTGAGGTGAGGGGCCACTTAACTCTGACCCCTGGATGGACACCTGATTCTTGGCCTTGGACTTACACTAAAAGACCTAGCTTCTTGTCTCTGAGGGTTGGGAAGGGAGTGGGCCTCTATCACCTTCTTAGGCCACATAAGAGGAAGGAGGTGATGGGGAAACAGGATATTGCCTTGGtggtggcagggaggggaggcttgCAGCAGAGGCTACTTCCAGGCTCAGGCCCAGAGTCATAGTTCTTGCAGGGGAGGATGGCCCCTCCCTGTTGGGCCCGTTCATCTAGTCTGGCTACCTGTGCGGCTAGCCAAGACCTGCCTGCACCCgcctgggggaagaggagggggcagAGTCCAGAGGGTGGGGTTGACTGTCTCGTGTCTTGATAACGTTGGAGAGGACATAGAGCTGAAGGAAGCAGGTCTGCATGTCCTGGTACTAGAACTCAGGCTGGCTTGGGTGTAGATGATAGGGCAGCTGGGGTGACTCTGGGGCCAGGGAGTCTCAGCAGGAGGGTCCTGTCAGAAGAGGGATCAGGAGTTGGGTATCTACTGTAGACTTACAGGCCATACCAGCCTGTTTCCCAAAGGGGAAGGCTGGATGACCAGTTTGGGGATGGCTTTTTCTGGTTGCCACAGAAACAGATTCTTCTATCCTATCTGACCACCAGAGCCAGGTTTCTCCTTACTGAGGGGGCAGGGAGCCCAGGGAaattctccagcctgggagaccccacctctaaccgacttttttcttttaggttcCCCCCAGGGCAACATGCCAGCCCCGTAGCACTACCCACCCCACCCACCGTGGTCTGTTGTACCCCACTGCTGGGGTGCTGGTTCCAATGAGACAGGGCACACCAAACTCCATCTGGTAAGTCCTGTCTGAGTGACCCTCTCTCCCCAGCAGTCTAACTGCATCACATGGTTGGAATTGCTTGGTATGATCTGCATCATGCCCACTCTTCAGAATGGTCTAGTCCAATTTTGAGCACCTCACCATGTGGTGCTTGAGTGGTTCAGCCTTCCTGGTTTATGgacctcccttctttctcctatAAATGGTTCAGCCCTATACTTCACCAGCCTCTCCACTACTACCAAAAAATCTTCTCCCCACTATCTCCCCAGTGCTACAACTCAGTTGCTTATTTAATGAAGATGGAGTTTGCAAGCTGAAAGTGGATATGAGTTACCCTGGAGGAATTTTTTCTTGGGAGGAGAAGGGCTTTGCCTCTACAGGAGTTGCTGAACACCCTGGCTTTTGGAGGGTGTTCAGAAATTGATCTGGGGAGATACTGAAGATCACTACCAGCCACAGCAATCTTGGCGTTTCACCTTTCCTTCCAGATCTCTCTAGGTCCCGTTCTCTTCCCACTGCACTATAGCATTTGCCCCCATACCTATGTCTTAACCTCTTCTGCTTACCTCTCTCCTCTCAGTTCTCTGCCTGAAGCCCTGCTTTATTTCCCATTCCTTTGTTAGAGAAAATGGAAGATAATCCCTAAGTCAGGGGCTTaagttttctgtgtgttgttCTTCCCCATTACATATGGGGCTTCTTGAGTGGAACTGTTTTATTCTATGTATCTCTCGCTATTTTGCATGATGTTTTGCACATTGGGGTGCGTGGTGGATTTGTGTTGAGTAATGTTAACTGAATGAGCTTCATTACCAAGAACCTATGATTTCTGAGATCTGCTGCACAGCCTCCTACCTTCTTTAGAGAACGTGAGGAGGGTAACATGGGTAGAGCTGAGAGGAAGGCTGACCAGGAGATGGTCTGTGAGGATAAAACTAAAAGAGGGAGAGTAGGATAGAGGCAATATAGAAGAGTGGTAAGAATGTGGCTCAGGAAAGAAGCCTAGCTTTCATTCTTCACTTGCAGAATGATTTGACCAAGTCACCTAGCCTCTCTGGGTCTCAATCTCCTTATCCGTAAAATTGGGTAATCAAAGTACCTCCTATGTCAGGTTTTGGGGAAgggtgaaaagaaaaatgcttgtaaaatatttaatgcagtgcctggcatgtaataaATATTCACGAAATGCTAGCAATTATTATCACAGTAGCAGCCACAGGGAGCTGTGAGAATAAGGGTTGTCGAGGGATGGGACAGAACTTGATTGAAGGCGGACAGACCTCCAAATACTTGACTCGAAACAGAATGATCACTGATCCAGCAAGACGTGAGGATTGAGAGGAGCGTAGCCAGGAGTCAGCAGGGTGGGTTTGCGCCAGTGTCGCCCCGACTCTGTTCAGAAACATGATGGCAAACACAGAAGGGCATGTGCAGAGAGGCACACGTGATCACGCTAGTGATGCAGAGGCAGACCCAGACAAAAGACCGAGACAGGAGCtaggcagacacacagacagagacAGCCCCGCGGAGTCATGTAGACAGGGATAATGACAGGAACGCGTCAGACACAGGCACAGAGGGAGACAAGATGAACAGATATGCAGGTGCACACGGAGACAGACACCGGGACCCACGCACAGCCGACCGTGTCAGACAGACTGGTGAACACAGCGCCCAGTCAGAGGCAGACACAAGGCCTGCAGTGACACACAGCGGGCCGGGGCCGGCACCGTCACTCCtcggtggggggcggggaggggccggCAGCCGGGGAAAAGCTGGGGAAGGGAATCCCGGGCGGGCGGCCTGCCCGGGTGGCTGAGTCACAGCGGAGCCTCAGCCGGCGGCCCTCCCCTCCGCCTCCCCCTCACCCAGGTAAGAAGCGAGCTTGTAACCCCTCGCTTCCACCGGGAGTGATGAGGACGGGCAGGGAGCGGGTTGCGACGAGCGTCCCGGACCGCCCCACACCGGCGTGCACGCTGCGTGCCCGCTGACTGCCTGctcggtaaaaccctgtctgcgGGCTCTTATCTCTGGCCGTCACGTGAGTTTGCGTGCGCACTTCAGGCCTCTTACCACGCGTCCCGCGCGGCTCCGGCGCTGCGCGGAGGGGTTCGTCGGCTCAAGCCCAGAGAGAGTTAAATGGGTGTGATTGATGGAGTGGTTCTCTCTTGGGGCTCCAGCGGGAGGTGGGGGGTCGGTTAAAGTCCCGAGTCCAGGGCCCGGATGGAGGGGGCGGAGCTGTGCTTTGCCGGGAGTGCCCGGATGGAGAGGGCGTGGCCTCGGCGGGAGCGGAATTAACCCTTTCAGAGCGGCTGGCTCCCGAGGTTGTGGGTAGGGTCGGGAGGGGCTGGAAATGTCTGCCCCAGAAGTATATTGACCTCGCAGCCTGGCTCTGGCCGCGTGCGATTGCCTCTCGCCTGTCTTGGAGGAGTCTGTGGGTGTCAGTCTTTGTGGCTGTTCGTGGTCCCCTCCCCTTGGTTAGTATACTAGGACACCGGGAGTCAGGAGGGCTATTCTTGCCCAACAGCGAGAGTGGAGGTGAGAGTGGAGCGCGAGCCGGCGGCGGCTGGGGAACAGGTGCGAGCGCCGCGTTGGGGCTGCCTGGCGCGCGGAGGGGGGGCATCGTGGGGGAAGACGAGAGGGGAAATTCCGCGGGACCGGTGGTGAGCCGGTGTGTGGGCTGAGGAGTTGTGTCTGCCTCtgactgtgtgtctgtgtgtgttcagGGAGGCGGGGGCTGAGTCAGTGGGAAGAGGGGAAGGTTTTCTGGGTGACTCACGCTCCCTCACCCCAAGCCTGAATCAGACCCCGAGGGAGGGCTTTGAACGGGGGGCGAGTCAAGCGCTTGGGTCCCGGGTTCGGGCAAGGATCCGAGGGGGCTGGTGAGAATGAGTGTGTGTTTAGTGTACAGGAAGTTTTGTCTCCAAGTGAAGGCTTTGTATTCTTGGGTGCCGGCTTTGTGGATAAAGGTGGAAGAACAGGGGGCTGGAGGGACCGCACTCACTGGCTTAGGGAAAGCTGAGTCAGTTCCCCGTGGGAAAGGGGAAGTGGCAGAGGGGAAGTGTCATCATCGCAGAAGGGGAAGCTGCGTTTCCTGGTAACTGGCAGCTCTCGGGACCACTTCCCAAGCAGCGATCTGCCCTTCTGTTGTCTGATTCCCCGGCTCCCCGTCCACGTCTGGTCCCTAGGTCTCCTCCCCGCCTCTGCCTTGGTACTCGGGTGGGGGCAGTCAGCCAGGGCTCTACTTGACCCCAGTTCAGCGCTGTACCGGACTTGGTTACTGACAGAAAGGCTGCTGC
This is a stretch of genomic DNA from Saimiri boliviensis isolate mSaiBol1 chromosome 17, mSaiBol1.pri, whole genome shotgun sequence. It encodes these proteins:
- the LOC141581931 gene encoding uncharacterized protein LOC141581931 — translated: MARDWNWTRGRGSPVPQPAASRNLSGSPTLPPLPALFQGGVCGVETRTRQEEELYNREKRRRTSGDRDRQPERSRGRLGIRLTTRETVQTDRDVGVPRAEERSLRRLYTDSTLGRGRPARRAGARGCSGACGPGLGGGRERVGVHVQVPGSCRLPAAAAAPPLSLSRRYHDPSPLAVRALTSGTTAGADWVDGRVWESGSQVSPSSYSGNWASHPGETRGAEVSAAPQVPPPSEQPPNPLRSRRSSLPPRLPPRALPVSGTRRPALDLAHSLQAHRSLQPPPSVTAISCSKREANLRRLATIPRVLPAIYPGPEKWRRESPESPLYLLPCHLRPTISCEGAQRTGSEMGPSAYFSLGPGPGASAVFAVASRTCTPRRSGCASRPRHLVAALGRLRTEKPCGAREGSGTAEWGQDQG